In Tepidimicrobium xylanilyticum, a single window of DNA contains:
- a CDS encoding SOS response-associated peptidase, which yields MCGRFLLDTDIEEIARTYGVYKREIKEFDRGDVYPTKDVPILVENNDRTIILANWGFPYINKKGVVINARAETIMEKPMFKDSFYNGRCIIPANLFYEWKDEGDKKKIRHKISLQSNPLMSLAGIYKITIDENSNERLMFVIITTEANENMKSIHSRMPLIIKDDMVGVWLKKNTPTEELKKILKRNMDDSLIIERCEDRDYQQLSMF from the coding sequence ATGTGTGGAAGGTTTTTATTAGATACGGATATTGAAGAGATTGCTAGAACCTATGGAGTATACAAAAGGGAGATTAAGGAATTTGATAGGGGAGATGTTTATCCCACTAAAGATGTGCCTATTCTTGTAGAAAATAATGATAGAACCATTATACTTGCAAACTGGGGTTTTCCATATATAAATAAAAAGGGAGTTGTAATAAATGCAAGAGCTGAAACTATCATGGAGAAACCCATGTTTAAAGATTCGTTTTATAATGGAAGATGTATTATTCCTGCTAATCTATTTTATGAATGGAAAGATGAAGGAGATAAGAAGAAGATAAGGCACAAGATCAGTTTGCAAAGCAATCCATTAATGTCTCTTGCAGGGATATATAAGATTACTATTGACGAAAATTCAAATGAAAGGCTAATGTTTGTTATAATAACTACTGAAGCTAATGAGAATATGAAATCTATTCATTCAAGGATGCCTCTTATAATAAAGGATGATATGGTAGGTGTTTGGCTAAAGAAAAATACCCCTACTGAAGAATTAAAAAAGATACTAAAAAGGAATATGGATGATAGCCTTATAATTGAAAGATGTGAAGATAGAG